From the genome of Sinanaerobacter sp. ZZT-01:
GCTGGTTCTTTTCATCGATAGGCAATACGGTAATTTCTTCGACTTTGCTTATCACCTTACCGATAGGCGCTTTTCTTTTTATGAATGAAAACCTTACCTTCGCTACTTTTATTACCTGTATTATTTTATCGCTAGGTATTGCGGGACCTATTTTAGAAGCGTCACAGTTTGTAGAGAACTTTTCCCTTGTATCTCAAAGTCTGAAACAGATTAGTGAATTTTTAGAAGAAGATGAGCTAGAAAGACCTTCTCAAAGAGTTGTTCTTAATGATTCTGCATTTGAATTTAAAGATGTCAGGTTTGGATATAGAGATACGGAGATTCTTCATCGCATCAATTTGCGGACCGTACCTCAAGGAGTTACTGCGATTGTTGGTCCCTCCGGAAGCGGAAAATCGACATTAGCTAAATTAATGGCTGGCTTCTGGGACGTTACAGAAGGGCGACTTTTATTTGGCGGCAAGGAAATACGAGAGATTCCGTTTGAGCAATTAATGGAGCAGATTAGCTATGTATCGCAGGATAATTTTCTATTTAATATCTCAATCAAGGAGAACATTCGTTTGGGTTTTCCTGGTTCCACAGATGAGGAAGTGTTTGCTGCGGCAAAGGCTGCCAATTGCCATGACTTTATTATGAAGCTTGAGCATGGATACGATACCAACGCCGGAGAAGCGGGGAAAAAGCTTTCAGGAGGGGAACGTCAGCGAATTACGATTGCCCGTGCGATGCTGAAAAAAGCAGATGTCATTATTCTTGATGAGGCGACTGCATATGCCGACCCGGAAAATGAGGCGATTGTACAGAAGGCGATCAATCGGCTGATAAATGGAAAAACCTTGATTGTAATTGCACATCGTCTTTCCACTATTAAAAATACACATAAAATTGTCGTAGTAGAAAATGGAGCTGTGATAGCCGAAGGAACACAAACAGAACTGTTACATACTTGTCCGTTATATCAACGCATGTGGCGTGAGCATATGGCCTCCGTCGAAGTAGCATAGGGGGAAGCGTTATGTTTAAAACGATACGGCAGATTTATAATTTATGCGGCAGCTACAAGTCCAGGCTGGTGGGTGGGGTTATTTGCAGCGTATTTCATGCCGTTTTTCACTCTCTTACAATTCTTGCTATTTTAAATATATTAATGAACATTGATGGATTAACGCCGGAAATCATTTGGAGAAGTGTCTGGATTCTTTTTGCCAGCGTCGTCGGTAGAAGCTTTTTCAAATATCTTATTAACATGACGATGAGTGCAAATGGCTACAATGTATTCTGTGAAAAACGTCTGGAAATTGGAGATAAATTAAAGTATGCGCCGATGGGATATTTTTCAGAACAAAATTTAGGGCGGATCAGCACGGCCTTAAGTACGTCTTTTGCCGAGCTGGAGGGGTTCGCGATGATGGCGGTTGATAATATGATTTCTGGTATTGTTCAGGCAGTGTGTGTCATGGTGTTCATGTTTTTCTTCAAGTGGGAAATCGGAGTCATTACTCTATGTGGTTTGGTTTTCTCTATGCTTGCTTTGAACCTTGTAAAGAAAAGAACAGCAGAGCAAGCGCCCAGGCGTGAAGCTGCACGAGAAAATATGATTTCAAGAACCATTGAATACATAAGAGGTATTACGGTTGTCAAAGCATTCGGCGGGCAGCCTGTTGATGATATGAAGAATGTGTTTAGTGAGAGTAGAGATGCCTATATTTCTATGGAAAAAAAGGTGATGATTCCGGTAAACCTTTATAAGGGGATATTAGAGGTGTCTAGTGGATTGATTGTGTTTGGAGCATCCTATTTCATGCTTGTTCACGAGCTGACATTTTCTGTCGGTATTATGTTTTTAATATCTGCATTTATGGTATATTCTCAGATGGAATATATGGGAAACGGTGCATTCCTGCTGCGTTTAATTGATCATGCATTGAATCATATGGATGAGATAATGAACATTCCGGTTATGTCTGAAGGCAATGTGGCGGAGAGTGAGGATTGGAGCATTGAACTTCGAAATGTAAGTTTTGGCTATGAGAAGCGTGATGTTATTAAGGATGTAAGTTTTAGGATTCCGCACAATTCGTCAATTGCCATTGTGGGGTATTCAGGTTCAGGGAAAACGACGCTATGCAATTTAATTGCACGGTTTTGGGAT
Proteins encoded in this window:
- a CDS encoding ABC transporter ATP-binding protein, with translation MFKTIRQIYNLCGSYKSRLVGGVICSVFHAVFHSLTILAILNILMNIDGLTPEIIWRSVWILFASVVGRSFFKYLINMTMSANGYNVFCEKRLEIGDKLKYAPMGYFSEQNLGRISTALSTSFAELEGFAMMAVDNMISGIVQAVCVMVFMFFFKWEIGVITLCGLVFSMLALNLVKKRTAEQAPRREAARENMISRTIEYIRGITVVKAFGGQPVDDMKNVFSESRDAYISMEKKVMIPVNLYKGILEVSSGLIVFGASYFMLVHELTFSVGIMFLISAFMVYSQMEYMGNGAFLLRLIDHALNHMDEIMNIPVMSEGNVAESEDWSIELRNVSFGYEKRDVIKDVSFRIPHNSSIAIVGYSGSGKTTLCNLIARFWDVDSGEVLFGGRNVKEYPCDEFLSHISMVFQNVYLFNDTVANNIRFGKADASMDEIENAAKKACCYDFIMGFPDGFDTIIGEGGSTLSGGEKQRISIARAILKDAPVVILDEATSSVDPENEQVLLQAIGELTKNKTLISIAHRMTTVRNADQILVMDDGRIVQKGTHSQLVSQEGIYKRFLMVREQSIGWQLSFH
- a CDS encoding ABC transporter ATP-binding protein, producing MQSKSSIKKLLIFSGSGKRKLFLSIFLATAGVLFGMLPYLCVAEITASFYYKTQSFSLILFWSTVAICGLVLKMLLTTISSMKSHEAAFSIMRNIRLKLIQKMERVPMGVMIDTPTGTFKAMVIDVVEKLEKPLAHILPEMTSNILVPAFTLIFLFILDWRMALASLATIPIGFFIFMGQMIGYKEKAEQYAKANDYVNGIEVIKAFNQSASSYGKFTKAVRYFRDFTLGWWRKCWFFSSIGNTVISSTLLITLPIGAFLFMNENLTFATFITCIILSLGIAGPILEASQFVENFSLVSQSLKQISEFLEEDELERPSQRVVLNDSAFEFKDVRFGYRDTEILHRINLRTVPQGVTAIVGPSGSGKSTLAKLMAGFWDVTEGRLLFGGKEIREIPFEQLMEQISYVSQDNFLFNISIKENIRLGFPGSTDEEVFAAAKAANCHDFIMKLEHGYDTNAGEAGKKLSGGERQRITIARAMLKKADVIILDEATAYADPENEAIVQKAINRLINGKTLIVIAHRLSTIKNTHKIVVVENGAVIAEGTQTELLHTCPLYQRMWREHMASVEVA